One window from the genome of Apus apus isolate bApuApu2 chromosome 12, bApuApu2.pri.cur, whole genome shotgun sequence encodes:
- the KCNE5 gene encoding potassium voltage-gated channel subfamily E regulatory beta subunit 5 has protein sequence MITNLSTTSNSWVVSSAPKASLRLPLRPEAQSPFASVSPRAGGGQRGRAMNCSAAGRLPALLSALLRELRRHGNASAAGAASGPGADASLYILLIMIFYGCLAGGLILAYTRSRKLESKHDPYHLYIERDWGRGGPGQAAEEGGSAEGQRPM, from the coding sequence ATGATAACAAACCTCTCCACCACAAGTAACAGCTGGGTTGTCTCATCAGCGCCCAAAGCTTCGCTCCGGCTCCCACTGAGACCTGAAGCGCAAAGCCCGTTCGCCAGCGTCTCCCCCCGGGCagggggcgggcagcggggccgggccaTGAACTGCAGCGCTGCGGGGCGGCTGCCCGCGCTGCTCAGCGCGCTGCTGCGGGAGCTGCGCCGACACGGCAACGCCAGCGCGGCCGGGGCCGCGTCGGGGCCCGGGGCTGACGCCTCGCTGTACATCCTGCTGATCATGATCTTCTACGGCTGCCTGGCCGGGGGGCTCATCCTGGCCTACACCCGCTCGCGGAAGCTGGAGTCCAAGCACGATCCCTACCACCTCTACATCGAGCGGGACTGGGGCCGCGGTGGCCCGGGACAAGCGGCCGAGGAGGGCGGCTCCGCCGAGGGCCAGCGGCCGATGTGA